Part of the Longimicrobium sp. genome is shown below.
ATGCGGCTGCAGGGAGAGCTGGACGCCGGAGCGCTGCGCCGTGCCTTGGACGCGATCGTCGCGCGGCACGAGGCGCTGCGCACGACCGTGGTGGAGGTGCAGGGTGGGCCGGTGCAGCGCATCGCGCCGGTGGAGGAGAGCGGGTTCCATCTAGCCGAGCATGACCTGAGCGGCAATCCCGACGGGCCATCCGAGCTGCGGCGGCTGCTGGGCGAAGAAGCGCGCACGCCCTTCGACCTGGCCCGGGGGCCGCTCGTCCGCGGCCGGCTGATCCGGCTGGGGGCGGACGACTACCTGCTCCACGTCACCATGCACCACATGGTCACCGACGGGTGGAGCATGGGGGTGTTCACGCGCGAACTGGACGTGCTGTACGGCGCCTTCCGCCGCGGCGAGCCCGACCCGCTTCCCGCCCTGCCGGTGCAGTACGCGGACTACGCCGCCTGGCAGCGGCGCTGGGTTGAGGGCGACGTCCTCCAGGAGCAGGCGGAGTACTGGCGGGCCACGCTCGGCGGCGCCCCGGCGCTGCTGGAGCTGCCCACCGACCGCCCGCGCCCGGCACAGGTGGACCACAAGGGTGCGGCGGTGGGCCTGGAGATGGACGAGGCGCTGACGGCCGGGCTGAAGGCGCTGGGCCAGCGCCACGGCACCACGCTCTTCATGACCGTGCTGGCGGGCTGGGCCGCCGTGCTCGGCAGGCTGTCTGGGCAGCAGGGCGTGGTCGTCGGCACACCGACCGCCAACCGCGGCCGTATCGAGATCGAGGGGCTGATCGGCTTCTTCGTGAACACGCTGGCGCTGCGCGTGGATCTCGCGGGCTCCCCCACCGTTGCGGAGCTGCTGGCGCGGGTGAAGGAGCGCGCGCTGGGGGCGCAGCAGAACCAGGACATCCCCTTCGAGCAGGTGGTGGAGGTGGTGCAGCCAGTACGCAGCCTGGCGCACGAGCCACTCTTCCAGGTAATGCTCGGTTGGCACAATGCGGCGGAGGACGGGGCCGAGCTCCCCGGCCTCAGACCGAAGGGCGCGGGATCGGCGGGATCGGCTGGATCGGCGGAATCGCCAGGATCGGCTTCGGAAGCGCCGGCGAGGTTCGACCTGTCTCTCGACCTGTCGGAGCAGGGCGGGCGCATCGTGGGAAGCGTGACGTACGCGACCTCGCTCTTCGATCGGGCGACGGTGGAGCGGCACGCCGGCTACCTCCGCCACGTGCTGGAGGCGATGGTGGCCGACGAGCGGCAGCCGGTGGAGCGGCTTGCGATGCTGCCCGAACACGAGCGCCGCCAGGTGGTGGAGGAGTGGATCGCGACGGACGCGGAGTATCCGGCCGGGTCCTGCATCCACGAGCTGTTCCAGGCGCAGGCGCAGCGCACGCCCGGCACGGTGGCCGTGGTCTTCGAGGATCGCTCGCTCACCTACGCGGAGCTGAACGCACGCGCGAACCGGCTGGCGAATCACCTCCGCACACTGGGCGTGGGTCCGGATGCGCGGGTGGCGGTCTGCGTGGAGCGGAGCGCGGAGATGGTCGTCGCGCTGCTGGGTGTGATGAAGGCCGGCGGCGCGTACGTGCCGCTCGACCCCTCGCATCCGGCCGAGCGGCTGGAGTACATGCTGGCCGACAGCGCGCCCGCTGCGGTGCTGACGGACAAGCAGTTCCGGGATCGATTCCAGAACACGGGCGTGCCGGTGGTGGAGATCGACGCCGGCACTCCGGAGTGGGCGGACCAGCCCGCGACGGACCCGGTGATCGCGGAACTCACGCCGGCCCACCTGGCATACGTGATCTACACCTCCGGAAGCACCGGCCGTCCTAAGGGCGTGGCCGTTCCGCATCGCGGCGTGGTGAACCTCCTTCGCTCGATGCGGGAAACCGTGGGGATGGAGCCCGCGGATCGCCTGCTCGCGGTCACCACGTACGCGTTCGATATCTCCGTGCTGGAGATGTTCCTTCCCCTCCTGCACGGCGCGGCGACCATCGTGCTGCCCCGGGAGCGGGCTGCGGACCCTGCGGCGCTGGCGGAGGCCATCCGGGCGTACGCGCCCACGGTGATGCAGGCCACGCCCGCCACCTGGCGGATGCTGGTGGCCTCGGAGTGGGAAGGCGCGCCGCGGATGCGGGCGCTCTGCGGCGGCGAGGCGCTGCCGGCGGATCTCGCGTCGGCCCTGCGGAGCCGTGTGGGCGGGCTGTGGAACGTGTACGGACCGACGGAGACGACCATCTGGTCGACGTCCGAGGCGGTCCGCGGCGACTCCGCCGGTGCCAGCGTGCCGATCGGCCGCCCCGTGGCGAACACTCGCGTCTATGTCCTGGATGCGGCGGGCGAGCCGGTGCCGGTGGGCGTGCCCGGCGAGCTGTTCATCGGGGGCGCGGGCGTGGTGCGCGGCTACCTGGGCCGCCCGGAGCAGACGGCGGAGCGCTTCGTAGCCGATCCCTTCGGCGTCGAGCCGGGGGCGAGGCTCTACCGCACGGGCGACCTTGCCCGGTGGCGGGCGGACGGGACGATGGAGTTCCTGGGCCGTACCGACTTCCAGGTGAAGGTGCGCGGCTTCCGCATCGAGCTGGGGGAGATCGAGGCACGCCTGGCCGAGCACGCGGAGGTGCGCGAGGCGGCGGTGATGGCGCGCGAGGACGTGCCGGGCGACGTGCGGCTGGTGGCGTACGTGGTGGGCGAAGTGGACACGGAGGCGTTGCGCGCGCACCTCTCCACCGCCCTGCCCGAGTACATGGTGCCGGCGGCGATCGTGGTGCTGGAGGCGCTGCCGCTGACGCCGAATGGGAAGCTGGACCGCAAGGCGCTGCCGGCGCCGGACTTCGCCCCGGCGAAGGAGCGCTACGTGGCGCCGCGCACGCACACCGAGGAAGTGCTGGTGGGGATCTGGGCGGAAGTGCTGCGCCGGGAGCAGGTGGGCGTGGCGGAGAGCTTCTTCGAACTGGGGGGGCACTCGCTGCTGGCGACGCTCGTGGTCGCGCGCGTGCAGCAGGTGTTCGGCGTGCAGGTGCCGCTGCGGGCGATGTTCGACGACCCCACGGTCGCGGGGATGGCGGGTCGCGTAGACGCGGCCCTGGAAGTGCTGGACGCCGAGCTCGCCATGGTAGACCCGGACGAGATGGCGGAGATGCTCGCCCTCCTGGGCGATAGCACCTTCGCATGACCACCCGTTTCCTACGCGTCGCTCCTGGCTGAAAGAGAGCGGAGCGCCATCGCCGCGCGGCTGCGCAGCGAGCGGCGCGTGGGGAACGGGGGCGGCGGGGCGCCTCGGCAACGGAGACGCCCAGGATCACTCAGCCCCCCGCATACACGATCCTATTCGGACGCTAACCTGCTGGTCCCAATCCGCTGCGCGCCGCCCCTTTCGTTCCCGGCACCGCTCCGTGCGGCGGGCTCGCCGGGACCCCTCCAGCCAGCAGGCCCCTCCTTCCACAACACCAGATTTCAACACGTTTTCCTCCCCTCTTTTCCGGAGTGGAGCGTTGACTAAACATATTGCGGGGGTTATCATCAGCATCGCTACCAATCAGACACCGCGGGAACAAAAAACCGAATCGCAGACCGTGCGGTTAGGCGTCATGTGATCGCCGGTGCCCGGGACGTGATGGACGCCCATCGCGCCCAGGTGGACCCGGCCGAGATGACGTAGCTGCTCGCGCTCCGCCGCGAGCCCGCCGGCCGAACGCCGCTTTCCTTACGCGCTCCGCGGTACGCGGGGCGGTTCGCCGGCCATGCGGGGAGCGGCCGGCTGTCCGCGCGCCCAGCCTGCCCCCGGCGGGCGGAACACCCTCGGCCTCGCCGCCTTCCCTCGTCCGGGCGCTTCGCCGGGCGCGAGGGAATCCGTACGCGTTCCACACACTTTCTTTACCGGTATCCGCAGATCATGAACTCCGCCGCGAGACTCACCCAGCTGACACCGGCCCAGCGCCTGGAGCTCCTGAAGATGGCGCGGGCCCGCAAACTGGTGGGGCACCTGTCGGAGCTTCCGCCGATCGAGCCCGCCCCCCGGGAGGGCCGGCTGCCGCTGTCGTTCGCGCAGGAGCGGCTCTGGTTCATGGACCGGATGGAGCCGGGAAGCGCCGTCTACAACATCCCGGGGGCACACCGCCTGGGGGGTGCCCTGGACGGGGCGGCGCTGGAGCGGGCGCTGGGCGAGATCGTCCGGCGCCACGAGGTGCTGCGCACCACCTTCGAAGAGGTGGACGGCGCGCCGGTGCAGGTGATCGCGCCCTTCGGCGGGTTTTCCCTGCCGGTGGAAGACCTGTCCGCGCTGGGCGAGGCCGATCGCGAGGCGGCGGTGGGGCGGCGCGCGCGGGAAGAGGCGGCACGGCCGTTCGATCTCTCGGCGGGACCGCTGGTGCGTGCGGTGCTGCTGCGGCTGGGCGCCGAGGAGCACGTGCTGCTGCTCACCATGCACCACATCGTCAGCGACGGGTGGAGCATGGGGGTGTTCTTCCGCGAAGTTTCCGTGCTGTACGACGCGTACCGCGAGGGGCGTGAGTCGCCGCTCCCCGAGCTCCCGGTGCAGTACGCCGACTACGCGGTGTGGCAGCGCGGGCAGCTGGCGGGCGAGGTGCTTGACCGGCAGCTGGCGTACTGGCGGGAGCGCCTGGCGGGGGCGCCGGAGCTGCTGGAGCTGCCTACGGACCACCCCCGCCCCGCGGTGCAGACGCACCGGGGCTCGTCGGTGCCGGTGGAGCTTCCCCTGGAGCTGCAGGAGCGCCTGCAGGCGCTGGGGCGCAGCGAGGGCGCGACGCTGTACATGACGCTGCTGTCCGCCTACCAGGTGCTCCTTTCGAAGTACGCCGGGTGCGAGGACGTGGTGGTGGGAAGCCCCATCGCCGGCCGCACGCGCGGCGAGGTAGAAGGGCTGATCGGCTTCTTCATCAACACGCTGGTGCTGCGCGCCGACCTTTCGGGCGACCCGGGCTTCCGCGAGGTGCTGCGGCAGGTGCGGGACGTAACGCTGGGCGCGTACGAGCACCCCGAGGTGCCGTTCGAAAAGCTGGTGGCCGAGCTGCAGCCCGAGCGCAGGCTGAGCCACTCGCCCCTGTTCCAGGTGATGTTCACGCTGCAGGACGCCGGCGGCGGGGGCGGGGGAGGGGGAGGCGCGCCTGCCGGCCTCCAGGTGGGCGGCGTCGGCGTGGACACGGGTGTCGCCAAGCACGACCTCTACCTGGTGCTCTCCGCGACGCCCTGGGGGTTGCGCGGAGGACTGGAGTACAGCACCGACCTCTTCGAGCGCGGCACCGTCGAGCGCATGGTGCGCCACCTGGAGCGGGTGCTGGAGCAGGTGGCCGCCGACGCGGACGTGCGGCTCTCGGGGCTGGACCTGCTCGGCGAGCCGGAGCGCGCGCTGGTGCTGGACGAGTGGAACCGCACGGAGGCGGAGTACCCGGCGGACCGCTGCATCCACGAGCTGTTCGAAGCCCAGGCGGCGCGCACGCCCGGGGCCGTGGCCGTAAGCTTCGAGGGAGCGGAGCTGACGTACGGTGAGCTGAACGGGCGGGCGAACCGGCTGGCGCACCATCTCGCCGGACTCGGCGTCCACCCGGAAGCGCGGGTCGCGATCTGCCTGGAGCGGGGGCCGGAAATGGTCGTCGCCCTCCTGGCCGTGCTCAAGGCCGGCGGCGCGTACGTGCCGCTGGACCCCGCCTATCCCGCGGATCGGCTGGCGTTCATGCTGGCCGACGCGGCCGTGCCGGTGCTGGTGACGCAGGAGTCGCTGCGCACGGCGCTCCCCGCCAGCGATGGCGTCGCGGTGGTGAGCGTCGACGCCCACGCGGATCGCATCGCGGCGGAGCCGGCGGAGAACCCGGAGCGCGTCGTCTCGCCCGACCAGTTGGCGTACGTGATCTACACCTCCGGGAGCACGGGAACGCCCAAGGGGGTGATGGTGCCGCACCGCGGCGTGCCCAACCTGGCGCACGCGCAGGCCCGCCGCTTCGGGATCGACGGCACCAGCCGCGTCCTGCAGTTCGCCTCCTTCTCCTTCGACGCCGCGGTGGCGGAGGTGTTCGACGCGCTGCTGGCCGGGGCCGCGCTGGTGATGGCGTCGCGCGAGGAACTCCTTGCGGGTGCGGGGCTGCTGGAAACGCTGCGGCGCGGGGGGGTGACCGTGGCCACCCTGCCGCCCTCGGTGCTGGCCGTGCTCCCGCCGGACGACCTGCCGGAGCTGCGCACCGTGGTGAGCGCGGGCGAGGCGGTAGAGGCCGCCACGGTCCGCCGGTGGAGCGCCGGCCGTTTCTTCGTGAACGCCTATGGCCCGACGGAGACCACGGTCTGCGCGACCTCCTCCCCGTGCGAGGCGGACGGGCGGGTGCCGGCGATCGGCCGCCCGCTGGAGAACGTGCGGGTATACGTGCTGGACGCGGCCGGCCGGCCCGCGCCGATCGGCGTTCCCGGCGAGCTGTACGTGGGGGGCGTGGGTGTGGCCCGCGGCTACCTGGGCCGGCCGGGGCTGACGGCGGAGAAGTTCGTCCCCGATGCCTTCGGTCGCGAACCCGGCGCGCGGCTCTATCGCACGGGCGACCGGGTGCGGTGGTCGGCCGGGGGCGAGCTGGAGTTCCTGGGGCGGGTGGACCAGCAGGTGAAGATCCGCGGCTTCCGCATCGAGTTGGGAGAGATCGAGGCCGCGCTGTCGGCCCACGGCGAGGTGCTCGACGAGCGGGTGATCGTGCGCGAAGACCAGCCGGGCGAGCAGCGGCTGGTGGCGTACGTCGTCGGTGCCGTCGAGGTGGACGAGCTGCGGGAGCACCTGCGGCGGAGCCTGCCCGAGTACATGCTGCCGGCCGCGTTCGTGGTGCTGGATGCGCTGCCGCTGACGCCCAACGGCAAGCTGGACCGCAAGGCGCTCCCTGCGCCGGAGCTCGCGTCGGGCGAGGAGACGCACCTGGCGCCGCGCACCCCCGTCGAGGAGATGCTGGCGGGGAACTGGGCCGAGGTGCTGGGGCTGGAACGGGTGGGGGTGACGGACAACTTCTTCGAGCTGGGCGGGCATTCGCTCCTGGCCGCGCTGGTGGTCTCGTCCATCCGCGAGCTGTTCGGCGTGGAACTGCCCGTCCGCGTGCTCTTCGAGGGGCCCACGGTGGCGGAGGTGGCCAAGGCGGTGGAGGAGATGCGCCGCGCGGAGCTGCCGGTGCTGCCGCCGGTGGTGCCGGTGGAGCGCACCGGTGCGCTGCCGCCCTCGTTCGCGCAGGAGCGGCTGTGGTTCATGGACCGGCTGGAGCCGGGAAGCGCCGTCTACAACATCCCGGGCGCATGGCGGCTGGGCGGTGCGCTGAACCGGGTGGCGCTGGAGCGGGCGCTGGGCGAGATCGTCCGGCGCCACGAGGTGCTGCGCACCACCTTCGCCGAGGTGGACGGCTCGCCGGTGCAGCTGATCGCGCCCTTCGGCGGGTTCTCGCTGCCGGTGGAGGACCTGTCCGCGCTGGGCGAGGCGGAGCGCGAGGCGGCGGTCGGGCGCCGGGCGGGCGAGGAGGCGGCACGGCCGTTCGACCTTTCGGCGGGGCCGCTGCTCCGGGCGGCGCTGCTGCGGGTGGGCGCCGAGGAGCACGTGCTGCTGCTCATGATGCACCACATCGTCAGCGACGGGTGGAGCATGGGGGTGTTCTTCCGCGAGCTGTCGGCGCTGTACGAGGCGTTCCGCGAGGGGCGTGAGTCGCCGCTCCCCGAGCTGCCGGTGCAGTACGCCGACTACGCGGTGTGGCAGCGCGAGCAGCTGGCGGGCGAGGCCCTGGACCGGCAGCTGGCGTACTGGAAGGAGCGGCTGACGGGCGCGCCGGAGCTGCTGGAGCTGCCGACCGATCGGCCCCGCCCGGCGGTGCAGTCGTACCGGGGCTCGTCCGTTCCGGTGGAGCTTCCCCTGGAGCTGCTGGAGCGCCTGCAGGCGCTGGGCCGCAGCGAGGGTGCGACGCTGTACATGACGCTGCTCGGGGCCTTCCAGGTGCTGCTGGGCCGGTACGCCGGCAGCGACGACGTGGTGGTGGGGAGCCCCAACGCCGGACGCACGCGCGGCGAGGTGGAGGGGCTGATCGGCTTCTTCGTCAACACGCTGGTGCTGCGCACCGGCCTGGGCGGCGACCCGGGCTTCCGCGAGGTGCTGCGGCGGGTGCGCGAGGTGACGCTGGGGGCGTACGAGCACCAGGAGGTGCCGTTCGAAAAGCTGGTGGCCGAGCTGCAGCCGGAGCGCAGGCTGAGCCACTCGCCCCTGTTCCAGGTGATGTTCACGCTGCAGAACGCCGGCGGCGCGGGAGGGGGAGGCGGACGCGCGCCTGCGGGCCTCCAGGTGGGCGGCGTCGGAGTGGATACGGGTGTCGCCAAGCACGATCTCTACCTGGTGCTTTCGGCGACGCCGTGGGGGCTGCTCGGAGGATTGGAGTACAGCACCGACCTCTTCGAGCGCGGCACCGTCGAGCGGATGGTCGGCCACCTGACACGGATGCTGGAGCAGGTCGCCGCGGACGCGGACGTGCGGCTTTCGCAGCTGGAGCTGCTGGGCAAGCCGGAGCGCGCGCTGGTGCTGGACGAGTGGAACCGGACGGAGTCGGAGTACCCGGCGGACCGCTGCATCCACGAGCTGTTCGAGGCCCAGGCGGCGCGCACGCCGGGTGCCGTGGCCGTGAGCTTCGAGGGAGAGGAGCTGGCGTACGGCGAGCTGAACGCGCGGGCGAACCGGCTGGCGCACCATCTCGCCGGCCTCGGCGTTGGGCCCGAGGTGCGGGTGGGCATCTGCCTGGAGCGGGGACCGGAGATCGTCGTTGCCGTCCTGGCCGTGCTCAAGGCCGGCGGCGCGTACGTGCCGCTGGACCCCGCCTATCCCGCGGATCGGCTGGCGTTCATGCTGGCCGACGCGGCCGTGCCGGTGCTGGTGACGCAGCAGTCGCTCCGCGCGGCGCTCCCCGCCGGCGCCGCCGCGGTGGTGAGCGTGGATGCGGACGCGGATCGCATCGCGGCGGAGTCCGCGGAGAACCCGCAGCGCCGCGTTTCGCCCGACCACGTGGCGTACGTGATCTACACCTCCGGCAGCACGGGTAGGCCCAAGGGGGTGATGGTGCCGCATCGCGGGGTTCCCAACCTGGCGTACGCGCAGGCCCGCCGCTTCGGCATCGACGGCAGCAGCCGCGTCCTGCAGTTCGCCTCATTCTCCTTCGACGCGGCGGTGGCGGAGGTGTTCGACACCCTGCTGGCCGGGGCCACCCTGGTGATGGCGCCGCGCGAGGCGCTCCTCCCGGGTGAGGGGCTGCTGGATACGCTGCGGCGCGGGCACGTGACCGTCGCCACCCTGCCTCCCTCGGTGCTGGCCATCCTTCCGCCGGACGGCCTGCCGGAGCTGCGCACGGTGGTGAGTGCGGGCGAGGCGGTGGACGTGGCCACGGTGGAGCGGTGGAGCATGGGGCGCGCGTTCGTGAACGCCTACGGGCCGACGGAGACGACGGTCTGCGCGACGTCCGCCCACTGCCAGGCGGACGGGCGGGCGCCGGCGATCGGCAGCCCTCTGGAGAACGTGCGGGTGTACGTGCTGGATGCGGCCGGGCGGCCGGCGCCGGTGGGCATTCCCGGCGAGCTGTACGTGGGCGGCGTGGGCGTGGCCCGCGGCTACCTTGGCCGGCCGGGGCTGACCGCCGAGCGGTTCGTCCCCGATCCCTTCGCGGCGGAAGGCGGTGCGCGGCTCTATCGCACGGGCGACCGGGTGCGGTGGCGGGAGAGTGCCGTTCTCGAGTTCCTGGGGCGGGTGGACCAGCAGGTCAAGATCCGGGGCTTCCGCATCGAGCCGGGGGAGATCGAGGCCGCGCTGTCGGCGGGGCCGGAGGTGCTCGATGCGCGGGTGATCGTGCGCGAAGACCAGCCGGGCGAGAAGCGGCTGGTGGCGTACGTCGTCGGGCGTGTGGATGCGGACGAGCTGCGCGAGCACCTGCGGGGGCGCCTGCCGGAGTACATGGTGCCCGCGGCGATCGTGGTGCTGGAGGCGCTGCCGCTGACCTCGAACGGCAAGCTGGACCGCAAGGCGCTGCCGGCGCCGGAGCTCGCTTCGGGCGAGGACAAGTTCGTGGCGCCGCGCACGCCGATGGAAGAGGTGCTGGCGGAGATCTGGGCAGATACGCTGGGCGTGGACCGGGTGGGGGCCGAGGACCACTTCTTCGACCTGGGCGGGCACTCGCTGCTGGCCACCGGCGTCGCCGCGCGCGTTCACCAGGTGTTCGGCGTGGAGCTGCCGCTGCAGGCCGTCTTCGAGCAGCCGGTGCTTTCCGGGCTCGCGGCCGAGATCGAGCGCCTGCGCGGCACCGGCGCGGTGGTCGGGGCCGAGGCCATCGCCCGCGCCCCGCGCGAGGGCGACATGCCCGTGACGTTCGCGCAGGAGCGGCTCTGGTTCGTGGACGCGCTGGACCCGGGGAGCCCGGTGTACGCCATGCCGTTCTCGTTCCACATCGCCGGCCGGCTCGATGCCGGCGCGCTTCGCCGCGCGCTGACCGAGCTGGTGCGCCGCCACGAGCCGTTGCGCACCACCCTCCCAGCCGTGGACGGCGTTCCCGTGCAGCGGATCGCCCCGCCCCCGGCCAGCTTCGACCTGCCGGTGATCGACCTGCGCCACCTGCCCGCGAACGAGCGGAGGGCCGAAGCCGTCCGTCTGGCGGCCGAAGCCTCGGAGCACCGCTTCGATCTGGCGCGCGGGCCGCTCTTTCGCGCGTCGCTCGTTCACGGCGCGGCCGACGAGCACTTCCTTCTCCTCAACATCCACCACGTCATCTCCGACGGGTGGACGGTGGGCGTGCTGAACGAAGAGCTTTCCGCCCTCTACGGCGCCTTCTCGCGCGGCGAGCCGTCGCCGCTGCCGGAGCCGTCGCTGCAGTACGCGGACTACGCGGTGTGGCAGCGCGAGCGCCTGTCCGGCGCCGTGCTGGAGCGGCAGCTGGAGTTCTGGCGGCAGGCGCTGCAGGGTGCTCCGGCGCTGCTGGAGCTCCCCGCCGACCGTCCCCGTCCGGCGGTGGAATCGCACCGCGGCGCGGTGGAGAGCCTGGTCGTGGCGCCCGAGCTGGCGGCGGAGGTGCGCGCCCTGGCCCGACGGGAGGGCGCCACGCTGTTCATGGTGCTCCTCGCCGCGCTCGACGTGGTGTTGGGACGCCTGGCCGGGGAGGAAGACGTCGTCGTCGGCACGCCCATCGCGGGGCGGACGCGGGCGGAGACCGACCAGATGGTGGGGCTGTTCCTGAACTCGCTGGCGCTGCGGACCGACCTTTCGGGCGACCCGAGCTTCCGCGATCTGCTGGGGCGCGTGCGCGAGACCACCCTGTCGGCGTACGCGCACCAGGAGATCCCCTTCGAGCGGGTGCTGGAAGAGGTGCGTCCCGAGCGCAGCATGGCGCACGCCCCCGTGTTCCAGGTGATGCTCAACCTCGCCAACTTCCAGGACGGCGCCTTCCGGGGCGAGGGCCTGCAGGTGGCGGGGGCCGGCTCGCTGGGCGAGGCGACCAGCAAGTTCGACCTCACGCTGTACGTGGGGGAGGGCGAGGGGAAGATCTTCGTCAACCTCGTCTACGCCGC
Proteins encoded:
- a CDS encoding amino acid adenylation domain-containing protein, with translation MRLQGELDAGALRRALDAIVARHEALRTTVVEVQGGPVQRIAPVEESGFHLAEHDLSGNPDGPSELRRLLGEEARTPFDLARGPLVRGRLIRLGADDYLLHVTMHHMVTDGWSMGVFTRELDVLYGAFRRGEPDPLPALPVQYADYAAWQRRWVEGDVLQEQAEYWRATLGGAPALLELPTDRPRPAQVDHKGAAVGLEMDEALTAGLKALGQRHGTTLFMTVLAGWAAVLGRLSGQQGVVVGTPTANRGRIEIEGLIGFFVNTLALRVDLAGSPTVAELLARVKERALGAQQNQDIPFEQVVEVVQPVRSLAHEPLFQVMLGWHNAAEDGAELPGLRPKGAGSAGSAGSAESPGSASEAPARFDLSLDLSEQGGRIVGSVTYATSLFDRATVERHAGYLRHVLEAMVADERQPVERLAMLPEHERRQVVEEWIATDAEYPAGSCIHELFQAQAQRTPGTVAVVFEDRSLTYAELNARANRLANHLRTLGVGPDARVAVCVERSAEMVVALLGVMKAGGAYVPLDPSHPAERLEYMLADSAPAAVLTDKQFRDRFQNTGVPVVEIDAGTPEWADQPATDPVIAELTPAHLAYVIYTSGSTGRPKGVAVPHRGVVNLLRSMRETVGMEPADRLLAVTTYAFDISVLEMFLPLLHGAATIVLPRERAADPAALAEAIRAYAPTVMQATPATWRMLVASEWEGAPRMRALCGGEALPADLASALRSRVGGLWNVYGPTETTIWSTSEAVRGDSAGASVPIGRPVANTRVYVLDAAGEPVPVGVPGELFIGGAGVVRGYLGRPEQTAERFVADPFGVEPGARLYRTGDLARWRADGTMEFLGRTDFQVKVRGFRIELGEIEARLAEHAEVREAAVMAREDVPGDVRLVAYVVGEVDTEALRAHLSTALPEYMVPAAIVVLEALPLTPNGKLDRKALPAPDFAPAKERYVAPRTHTEEVLVGIWAEVLRREQVGVAESFFELGGHSLLATLVVARVQQVFGVQVPLRAMFDDPTVAGMAGRVDAALEVLDAELAMVDPDEMAEMLALLGDSTFA
- a CDS encoding amino acid adenylation domain-containing protein, whose translation is MNSAARLTQLTPAQRLELLKMARARKLVGHLSELPPIEPAPREGRLPLSFAQERLWFMDRMEPGSAVYNIPGAHRLGGALDGAALERALGEIVRRHEVLRTTFEEVDGAPVQVIAPFGGFSLPVEDLSALGEADREAAVGRRAREEAARPFDLSAGPLVRAVLLRLGAEEHVLLLTMHHIVSDGWSMGVFFREVSVLYDAYREGRESPLPELPVQYADYAVWQRGQLAGEVLDRQLAYWRERLAGAPELLELPTDHPRPAVQTHRGSSVPVELPLELQERLQALGRSEGATLYMTLLSAYQVLLSKYAGCEDVVVGSPIAGRTRGEVEGLIGFFINTLVLRADLSGDPGFREVLRQVRDVTLGAYEHPEVPFEKLVAELQPERRLSHSPLFQVMFTLQDAGGGGGGGGGAPAGLQVGGVGVDTGVAKHDLYLVLSATPWGLRGGLEYSTDLFERGTVERMVRHLERVLEQVAADADVRLSGLDLLGEPERALVLDEWNRTEAEYPADRCIHELFEAQAARTPGAVAVSFEGAELTYGELNGRANRLAHHLAGLGVHPEARVAICLERGPEMVVALLAVLKAGGAYVPLDPAYPADRLAFMLADAAVPVLVTQESLRTALPASDGVAVVSVDAHADRIAAEPAENPERVVSPDQLAYVIYTSGSTGTPKGVMVPHRGVPNLAHAQARRFGIDGTSRVLQFASFSFDAAVAEVFDALLAGAALVMASREELLAGAGLLETLRRGGVTVATLPPSVLAVLPPDDLPELRTVVSAGEAVEAATVRRWSAGRFFVNAYGPTETTVCATSSPCEADGRVPAIGRPLENVRVYVLDAAGRPAPIGVPGELYVGGVGVARGYLGRPGLTAEKFVPDAFGREPGARLYRTGDRVRWSAGGELEFLGRVDQQVKIRGFRIELGEIEAALSAHGEVLDERVIVREDQPGEQRLVAYVVGAVEVDELREHLRRSLPEYMLPAAFVVLDALPLTPNGKLDRKALPAPELASGEETHLAPRTPVEEMLAGNWAEVLGLERVGVTDNFFELGGHSLLAALVVSSIRELFGVELPVRVLFEGPTVAEVAKAVEEMRRAELPVLPPVVPVERTGALPPSFAQERLWFMDRLEPGSAVYNIPGAWRLGGALNRVALERALGEIVRRHEVLRTTFAEVDGSPVQLIAPFGGFSLPVEDLSALGEAEREAAVGRRAGEEAARPFDLSAGPLLRAALLRVGAEEHVLLLMMHHIVSDGWSMGVFFRELSALYEAFREGRESPLPELPVQYADYAVWQREQLAGEALDRQLAYWKERLTGAPELLELPTDRPRPAVQSYRGSSVPVELPLELLERLQALGRSEGATLYMTLLGAFQVLLGRYAGSDDVVVGSPNAGRTRGEVEGLIGFFVNTLVLRTGLGGDPGFREVLRRVREVTLGAYEHQEVPFEKLVAELQPERRLSHSPLFQVMFTLQNAGGAGGGGGRAPAGLQVGGVGVDTGVAKHDLYLVLSATPWGLLGGLEYSTDLFERGTVERMVGHLTRMLEQVAADADVRLSQLELLGKPERALVLDEWNRTESEYPADRCIHELFEAQAARTPGAVAVSFEGEELAYGELNARANRLAHHLAGLGVGPEVRVGICLERGPEIVVAVLAVLKAGGAYVPLDPAYPADRLAFMLADAAVPVLVTQQSLRAALPAGAAAVVSVDADADRIAAESAENPQRRVSPDHVAYVIYTSGSTGRPKGVMVPHRGVPNLAYAQARRFGIDGSSRVLQFASFSFDAAVAEVFDTLLAGATLVMAPREALLPGEGLLDTLRRGHVTVATLPPSVLAILPPDGLPELRTVVSAGEAVDVATVERWSMGRAFVNAYGPTETTVCATSAHCQADGRAPAIGSPLENVRVYVLDAAGRPAPVGIPGELYVGGVGVARGYLGRPGLTAERFVPDPFAAEGGARLYRTGDRVRWRESAVLEFLGRVDQQVKIRGFRIEPGEIEAALSAGPEVLDARVIVREDQPGEKRLVAYVVGRVDADELREHLRGRLPEYMVPAAIVVLEALPLTSNGKLDRKALPAPELASGEDKFVAPRTPMEEVLAEIWADTLGVDRVGAEDHFFDLGGHSLLATGVAARVHQVFGVELPLQAVFEQPVLSGLAAEIERLRGTGAVVGAEAIARAPREGDMPVTFAQERLWFVDALDPGSPVYAMPFSFHIAGRLDAGALRRALTELVRRHEPLRTTLPAVDGVPVQRIAPPPASFDLPVIDLRHLPANERRAEAVRLAAEASEHRFDLARGPLFRASLVHGAADEHFLLLNIHHVISDGWTVGVLNEELSALYGAFSRGEPSPLPEPSLQYADYAVWQRERLSGAVLERQLEFWRQALQGAPALLELPADRPRPAVESHRGAVESLVVAPELAAEVRALARREGATLFMVLLAALDVVLGRLAGEEDVVVGTPIAGRTRAETDQMVGLFLNSLALRTDLSGDPSFRDLLGRVRETTLSAYAHQEIPFERVLEEVRPERSMAHAPVFQVMLNLANFQDGAFRGEGLQVAGAGSLGEATSKFDLTLYVGEGEGKIFVNLVYAADLFDAPRMRVMLAQLEGVLRQATAAPETRVGALSMATEAARGVLPDPAAPLDDTWRGAVHEVFATRAKATPQALAVEDPRERWTYAELDAATDRIARALAEAGVGVGDVVAITGHRSAALVRALLGTMKSGAAFLVLDPSYPAGRLAEYARIARPAAHIHLSAAGDLPREALDALGETIRTAVIIHPRSEEPAGAMDSASDPLNVEVGPDTLAYLSFTSGTTGTPKAVIGRHSSLTHFTPWLASEFGLSASDRFSLLSGLAHDPLHRDVFTPLQLGAAVVAPEPDETGTPGYLARWMRENGITVAHLTPAMGQLLADAPERERIPNLHRAFFVGDVLRRADVQRLTALAPNLRVVNYYGSTETQRAVSYHEVDPTAEQKEIIPLGRGLPGVQLLVRNASGEIAGVGEVGEIWMRSPHLAAGYLGDEELSASRFIPNPWTGDPADRLYRTGDLGRYRPDGEVEPLGRADQQVKVRGFRVELGEVESALTSHPALKEAAVITREAGADDRRLVAYWVPVEGSVEPDAAALRAHLKALLPEYMVPSAYVRLDRLPLTANGKLDRRALPEPEAAASDAGLVEPRTVTERMIAEIWMEVLEVERVGVEDDFFGLGGHSLKAAQVLARISRMLEVELPLRVLFESPTVAGLAAAVEAAVHEDDGGGAFADALAELEGLSDDEVAALLAEIGEEA